One Kineococcus radiotolerans SRS30216 = ATCC BAA-149 DNA window includes the following coding sequences:
- the hisH gene encoding imidazole glycerol phosphate synthase subunit HisH, protein MSRKVVVLDYGFGNVRSAVRALERVGADVELTADRKLALEADGLLVPGVGAFAAVNQGLQSIGGDSIVDRRLAGGRPVLGICVGLQVMFETSTEPGEGVPDGLGQWPGTVERLPADVVPHMGWTPVEPPAGSRLFAGVEDERFYFVHSYAVQRFEMLDTTAGRVPLPQITWAEHGARFVAAVENGSLSATQFHPEKSGDAGAQLLRNWVDSLG, encoded by the coding sequence GTGAGCAGGAAGGTCGTCGTCCTCGACTACGGCTTCGGCAACGTCCGTTCCGCGGTCCGCGCGCTGGAACGGGTCGGCGCCGACGTGGAGCTCACCGCCGACCGGAAGCTCGCCCTGGAGGCCGACGGCCTGCTCGTGCCGGGCGTGGGCGCCTTCGCGGCCGTGAACCAGGGGCTGCAGTCCATCGGCGGGGACTCCATCGTGGACCGGCGCCTGGCCGGCGGTCGTCCGGTGCTGGGGATCTGCGTCGGGCTGCAGGTCATGTTCGAGACCTCCACCGAACCCGGCGAGGGGGTTCCCGACGGCCTCGGCCAGTGGCCGGGGACCGTCGAGCGCCTGCCCGCGGACGTGGTGCCGCACATGGGCTGGACCCCCGTCGAGCCGCCCGCCGGGTCGCGGTTGTTCGCCGGCGTCGAGGACGAGCGGTTCTACTTCGTGCACTCCTACGCCGTGCAGCGCTTCGAGATGCTCGACACCACCGCCGGGCGGGTGCCGCTGCCGCAGATCACCTGGGCCGAGCACGGAGCCCGCTTCGTCGCGGCGGTGGAGAACGGTTCGCTGTCGGCCACCCAGTTCCACCCGGAGAAGTCCGGCGACGCGGGGGCGCAGCTGCTGCGCAACTGGGTGGACTCCCTGGGCTGA
- the priA gene encoding bifunctional 1-(5-phosphoribosyl)-5-((5-phosphoribosylamino)methylideneamino)imidazole-4-carboxamide isomerase/phosphoribosylanthranilate isomerase PriA, translating to MTSENTPTATRRLELLPAVDVADGQAVRLVQGEAGSETFYGAPLDAALAWQEAGAEWVHLVDLDAAFGRGSNRELLAEVVGRLDVAVELSGGIRDDASLEAALATGCRRVNLGTAALEDPDWTRSAIARHGDRIAVGLDVRGTTLAARGWTREGGDLWEVLARLDADGCARYVLTDVTKDGTLRGPNTDLLREVCARTQAPVVASGGVSSLEDLRVLRGLVDLGVEGAIVGKALYAGNFTLPQALDVAGRP from the coding sequence GTGACCAGCGAGAACACCCCCACCGCCACCCGCCGGCTGGAACTGCTCCCGGCCGTCGACGTCGCCGACGGCCAGGCCGTCCGCCTCGTCCAGGGCGAGGCCGGCAGCGAGACCTTCTACGGCGCCCCCCTCGACGCGGCGCTGGCCTGGCAGGAGGCCGGCGCCGAGTGGGTGCACCTGGTCGACCTCGACGCCGCGTTCGGCCGCGGTTCCAACCGCGAGCTGCTGGCCGAGGTCGTGGGGCGCCTCGACGTCGCGGTGGAGCTGTCCGGCGGCATCCGCGACGACGCCTCCCTGGAGGCCGCGCTGGCCACCGGCTGCCGCCGGGTCAACCTCGGTACCGCCGCCCTGGAGGACCCCGACTGGACCCGCAGCGCCATCGCCCGCCACGGCGACCGCATCGCCGTCGGGCTCGACGTGCGCGGCACGACGCTGGCCGCGCGCGGCTGGACCCGCGAGGGCGGGGACCTCTGGGAGGTCCTGGCCCGCCTCGACGCCGACGGCTGCGCGCGCTACGTCCTCACCGACGTCACCAAGGACGGCACCCTGCGCGGTCCGAACACCGACCTGCTGCGCGAGGTCTGCGCGCGCACCCAGGCCCCGGTCGTCGCCTCCGGCGGCGTGTCCAGCCTGGAGGATCTGCGGGTCCTGCGCGGACTGGTCGACCTCGGGGTCGAGGGGGCCATCGTCGGGAAGGCGCTCTACGCCGGGAACTTCACCCTGCCGCAGGCGCTGGACGTGGCGGGCCGGCCCTGA